One part of the Streptococcus sp. oral taxon 431 genome encodes these proteins:
- the mecA gene encoding adaptor protein MecA has protein sequence MKMKQISDTTLKITMSLEDLMDRGMEIADFLVPQEKTEEFFYAILDELEMPDSFLDTGMLSFRVTPKPDKVDVFVTKSKIDQNLDFDDLADLPDMDELAKMSPDEFLKTLEKTMAEKTKDDIEAIQSLEQVEKEEEAALDEALEVEEGKREPYIYYILRFDDLSSLVSFAQTVDYQMETSELYKMNDQYYLTVLVDVEDQPSLYPAWLLARMREFADDSDISRSVLQEYGQLLINHDAVQGLQKV, from the coding sequence ATGAAAATGAAACAAATCAGTGATACGACATTAAAGATCACCATGTCTTTAGAGGATTTGATGGATCGAGGGATGGAAATCGCAGACTTTCTCGTTCCACAAGAGAAAACAGAAGAATTTTTCTATGCAATCTTGGATGAGCTAGAGATGCCAGATAGCTTCTTGGATACAGGTATGCTCAGCTTCCGAGTAACACCTAAGCCAGACAAGGTTGATGTTTTTGTGACAAAATCTAAGATCGACCAGAATTTAGATTTTGACGATTTGGCAGATCTTCCTGATATGGATGAGTTGGCTAAAATGTCTCCAGATGAGTTTTTAAAAACCTTGGAGAAAACCATGGCAGAAAAAACTAAAGATGATATTGAAGCTATTCAATCTTTAGAGCAGGTTGAAAAGGAAGAAGAAGCAGCGCTTGATGAAGCCCTCGAAGTAGAAGAAGGAAAAAGAGAGCCTTATATCTACTACATCTTACGTTTTGACGATTTATCTAGTTTGGTTTCTTTTGCCCAAACGGTTGACTACCAAATGGAAACTTCAGAACTCTATAAGATGAATGATCAGTACTATTTGACAGTCTTAGTTGATGTAGAAGATCAACCTAGCCTTTATCCAGCTTGGTTGTTGGCTCGTATGCGAGAATTTGCGGATGATAGTGATATCAGTCGTTCTGTCCTCCAAGAATATGGGCAACTACTCATCAATCATGATGCTGTCCAAGGACTCCAAAAAGTTTAA